A genomic region of Alnus glutinosa chromosome 11, dhAlnGlut1.1, whole genome shotgun sequence contains the following coding sequences:
- the LOC133881266 gene encoding F-box/kelch-repeat protein At3g06240-like translates to MRGARDFEVLDCKGLILFTTRLLTSGVEHDYLESQLILWNPAIRMSMTLPQACIVAPNRSKYFVHGFGFDHTSNDYKVLRMVFGSDIRLPPPAQLYKLRTGAWETFSIADDFQYDIVDSDPQAFVNGACHWVGYSSFMESEYPEVVVVLFDMCDEELRVMKLPDRLTCMDTDYIVHVRLGNSGGLLCLMEHNPRKNVYWNWNIWLMKEYGIVESWTKQFAVDVNGSDLFSFMNNEKILGEKREKLVLYDLKTRRFNNLGGIKAKGTPFAMNTFVESLVLFNVPDLFKEENQDMHERRPSKAQ, encoded by the coding sequence ATGAGAGGTGCCAGAGATTTTGAAGTCCTTGATTGCAAGGGATTAATACTTTTTACGACTAGACTTTTAACTTCTGGAGTGGAGCATGATTATTTGGAGTCCCAACTGATTCTTTGGAACCCTGCAATTAGAATGTCTATGACTCTCCCTCAAGCTTGCATTGTGGCACCCAACCGCAGCAAATATTTTGTTCACGGCTTCGGTTTTGACCATACAAGTAATGATTACAAGGTGCTAAGAATGGTGTTTGGTTCAGACATACGGTTGCCACCTCCAGCCCAACTTTATAAACTCCGCACAGGCGCTTGGGAGACTTTTAGTATTGCTGACGATTTTCAGTATGATATAGTTGATAGTGATCCACAAGCTTTTGTGAATGGGGCATGCCACTGGGTTGGATATTCAAGTTTTATGGAGTCCGAATATCCTGAAGTGGTGGTTGTGTTGTTTGATATGTGTGATGAGGAACTCCGAGTGATGAAGCTTCCGGATAGATTAACTTGTATGGATACCGATTATATTGTACATGTTCGTTTGGGGAATTCTGGTGGATTGCTTTGTTTAATGGAGCACAACCCACGCAAAAATGTTTATTGGAACTGGAACATTTGGTTGATGAAGGAATATGGCATAGTAGAGTCTTGGACTAAACAATTTGCTGTTGATGTAAATGGTTCTGACTTGTTCAGTTTTATGAACAATGAAAAGATTTTAGGGGAAAAGCGAGAAAAGCTGGTCTTATATGATCTCAAAACCCGTAGATTCAATAATTTGGGAGGAATTAAAGCTAAGGGAACTCCTTTTGCCATGAATACTTTCGTTGAAAGTCTTGTTTTATTCAATGTGCCAGACTTgtttaaggaagaaaatcaagacaTGCACGAGAGAAGGCCAAGCAAAGCACAATAG
- the LOC133881265 gene encoding F-box/kelch-repeat protein At3g23880-like has translation MSNRLPRDLWTEILVSLPVKSLLRFQCVCKSWKSLIYTSTFISMHTQHSESADNYTHLLHCSSYSKKPYQLLQTDGSFNEFQELEYPCQMRGGDHRFVHDCKGLILFTTVIQDGLDGNRFERLTLWNPAIRMSMTLPRPRIDVPVPKYCIHGFGFDQTSNDYKVLRMVCDMYTSFPPQVELYRLRTGAWETITGVDDCFQYYLSAKTQAFVNGASHWVNVVWPMASCSPKRAVLLFDMCDEKLRVMKLPDHLSLGLGKTLDLGVSGGLLSLMENTKPHDVYLSCNIWLMKEYGVVESWTKQFTIDLEGWSCGWIFSFRNNEKILAWNRKNEKESVLYDPKTHRLIKVGGIKGKGYLFGKNTFVESLVLLDKEHTRCDSKKGKKRRERHACA, from the coding sequence ATGTCAAACCGGCTTCCACGCGATCTTTGGACTGAAATCCTGGTAAGCCTACCCGTGAAATCTCTTTTACGATTCCAATGTGTTTGTAAATCATGGAAATCCTTGATCTATACTTCTACATTTATTTCCATGCACACCCAACATAGTGAGAGCGCCGACAATTACACCCACCTTTTACATTGTAGTAGTTACAGCAAGAAGCCATACCAATTACTCCAAACCGATGGTTCATTCAATGAGtttcaagaacttgaatatccATGCCAAATGAGGGGTGGAGATCATCGATTCGTCCATGATTGCAAGGGATTAATACTTTTTACGACTGTCATCCAAGATGGGCTGGATGGCAATCGTTTCGAGCGACTAACTCTGTGGAACCCTGCAATTAGAATGTCTATGACTCTTCCTCGACCTCGCATTGATGTACCGGTGCCCAAATACTGTATTCATGGGTTCGGCTTTGATCAAACAAGTAATGATTACAAGGTGTTGAGAATGGTCTGTGATATGTACACCTCGTTTCCACCTCAGGTGGAACTTTATAGACTCCGCACAGGCGCTTGGGAGACAATTACAGGTGTTGACGATTGTTTTCAGTATTATTTATCAGCAAAAACGCAGGCTTTCGTGAATGGGGCAAGTCACTGGGTTAACGTTGTATGGCCTATGGCATCCTGCTCTCCTAAACGAGCGGTTTTGTTGTTTGATATGTGTGATGAGAAACTCCGAGTGATGAAGCTTCCGGATCATCTTAGTTTAGGCTTGGGTAAGACTCTTGATCTTGGTGTATCTGGTGGACTGCTTTCTTTAATGGAGAATACCAAGCCACATGATGTTTATTTGAGCTGCAACATTTGGTTGATGAAAGAATATGGCGTGGTAGAGTCGTGGACTAAACAATTTACAATTGATTTAGAGGGTTGGAGCTGTGGGTGGATCTTCAGTTTTAGGAACAACGAAAAGATTTTAGCTTGGAAtcggaaaaatgaaaaagagtcGGTCTTATATGATCCCAAGACACATAGATTGATTAAAGTAGGAGGAATTAAAGGCAAGGGTTatctttttggcaaaaatactTTCGTTGAAAGTCTTGTTTTACTCGATAAAGAACATACCAGGTGCGActcaaaaaaaggaaagaaaagaagagaaagacaTGCATGCGCTTGA